Proteins co-encoded in one Ziziphus jujuba cultivar Dongzao chromosome 9, ASM3175591v1 genomic window:
- the LOC107426062 gene encoding E3 ubiquitin-protein ligase MIEL1, producing the protein MESDSASHNKQDFGKFEYGCEHYRRRCKIRAPCCDQILSCRHCHNEATSSLSNPKERHEIDRILSKYVVCSICNTEQQVAQICSNCGVKMGEYFCGICKFYDDDTQKMQFHCDECGICRVGGREKFFHCQKCCIGSCYSLNLRDNHSCVENSMKNFCPVCYEYLFDSIKNTRILKCGHTMHEECFCQMRDQNQYRCPFCCKTMLDMSAVWRLLDEEIEVTSMPLEYQHKVSILCNDCNRCSNVPFHILGHKCSNCNSYNTCRISAPSHE; encoded by the exons ATGGAATCAGATTCAGCTTCTCATAACAAACAAGATTTTGGAAAGTTTGAATACGG atGCGAGCACTATAGGAGACGATGCAAAATTCGTGCCCCTTGCTGTGACCAGATATTATCCTGCCGCCACTGCCATAACGAGGCcacg AGCTCTCTGAGCAATCCCAAAGAGAGGCATGAAATTGACAGGATATTAAGCAAGTAT GTTGTATGTTCAATTTGCAATACTGAACAACAG GTTGCTCAGATTTGTTCTAATTGTGGTGTCAAAATGGGAGAATATTTTTGTGGCATTTGCAAGTTCTATGATGATGAT ACACAAAAAATGCAGTTTCATTGTGATGAGTGCGGAATTTGTAG AGTTGGTGGACGAGAGAAGTTCTTTCACTGTCAGAAGTGT TGTATAGGTTCTTGCTACTCTTTGAACCTGCGTGATAATCACTCGTGTGTAGAAAACTCTATGAAGAATTTTTGCCCTGTCTGTTATGAG TATCTTTTTGACTCAATCAAAAACACAAGAATTTTGAAGTGTGGACACACAATGCATGAGGAATGCTTCTGTCAAATGCGTGACCAAAATCA ATATCGTTGCCCATTTTGCTGCAAGACGATGCTTGACATGTCTGCAGTATGGAGATTGTTGGATGAGGAG ATTGAAGTTACCTCCATGCCTTTGGAATATCAGCATAAG GTTTCGATCCTATGCAACGACTGTAACAGATGTAGCAATGTTCCCTTTCACATCTTAGGCCACAAATGCAGCAATTGCAATTCATACAACACCTGCAGAATCTCAGCACCATCCCATGAATGA